ctctgttttttccgCTACTTACTAATTATTTATGATTGgttaattttaagttaaaaaaaaatcaattttctggAAAACGCTGTTGAAACCGCGTTTTCAAGCAGTCACCGTCCTTAATACACGTTTGCTAGttggctttctttttctttttttgaaagctCGCTAGCTGGGCTATATATAGAATCACAAGAAAAGAGTGAGGTTATAAATCGAAGCAAATATTGTGTGATGTGAGGAGGCATGAGATTCTCATAATACCTCAAATGTGACAGCAATGAACGGAGCATGCACTTCACCATCTTGTTCCCTCAAGCATGGATACTGTATTTATAAACCTAGCTATATGTACAGGACTACCAATATACAGCAAGTAGCTAAGCATAAAgagaaatataatataattttatcatggcCACAATAACGAGCACGATTGTTGGAGCGAAGGTAACACTTACTTTTGAAATGTTTCCTCTGTGCACTATAGGTGAGGTGAAGCAGAAGATTACTGAGCGAACGAATTTGAATAGGAACAGGCTAACTCTTAGGGGTGGCCATAATCTTGAAGAGTTGGAGGATTATCGCACACTCGAAGAGTGTCGATACAGAGGAGAGGCAACCATTCATCTTGATGTTAGCCCCTTATCTGGAAATCCAGAGTTCGACATTGCGGTTGGGCTTCCAAATAATGATTGGAAGGCAATGAAAGTGAGAGAGACAATCACAGTGGCCGAATTGAAGGACAAAATCATGGAGCGCTGGGGCATTCCAACCTGTAGAATGACCCTGACTCGCCTTGACACAACAATGGAGGAAGATTCTTCCTCCTTAATTGATTACTATATTTCATTGATGGGTGTCATCAGAGTTGCAGAACATGAAACCAAGGAAGTTGTAGAAAGCGAGGAGGGAGGTGAGACCTAGGATATTGGCACATCTTTAGACATAATAGCTTAAATAAACCATTTTCTCAATTGAATTTCGGAAAGATTCGAGCTTGACGACCAGTTTCCATAACATGCGGGCAACATAATAGCAATTCTGGCCCTCCAATAATttctatattattaattataatatgcCAACTCCATAGGCAATAATTGGGTTCTCACCTAGCTTAATCAGATTTCTGTCACAGTAAAAAATAATCCTCGATCGTTGCAATTCCCTCCTCCATCTGCAAACTGCTCTCCAAGCTACTCAATAACTCATCTGTAACATGTATGGttgattgtgttttttatatatatgatatcATGATGTGAAACAAGATGCCTTCTTTGTTTGACACTTGGGATATTAGCTAGGGAGTTTGAGATTTTGATAGTTGGATGGACTTGACATTGATAAATTATTGGACTTTTTGAACAATTttgctatatgtttttttaataatgtgatattttataaagtaaGCTTTTATATCCAAGTTCAATAATGTCGAAGTGAATTGAAAGGTGAGTTTTTTAATGAAGAGTTGTGTCcgtttaaaaatctatttaaaatattatatatcagGCCGGTATCCTTACTAGCTAAATCTTTGCTCTCCCAAGCCGAATGACAGTCTTGAGCAAGAAGATGAATTTGACGTAGCAGCCAATGATCTCCGTTATAACTTTCACCATAAACTACAGCCTCTCGAGCAATGAAAGATATGCTCTTGTTCCTGGTTGCAATGGTAATACAAAGGACTTGGAATTGATGACGCCTGAACCGGAGCATATCCGATGGGAGACAGTTGTGGAAAACCATCCAGATCAGCATCTTAATTTTCTCTGGTGTATGAATTTTCCAGAGCCAGCTCCATTTGGAGTCATGATGCA
The Populus nigra chromosome 3, ddPopNigr1.1, whole genome shotgun sequence genome window above contains:
- the LOC133689439 gene encoding uncharacterized protein LOC133689439; amino-acid sequence: MATITSTIVGAKVTLTFEMFPLCTIGEVKQKITERTNLNRNRLTLRGGHNLEELEDYRTLEECRYRGEATIHLDVSPLSGNPEFDIAVGLPNNDWKAMKVRETITVAELKDKIMERWGIPTCRMTLTRLDTTMEEDSSSLIDYYISLMGVIRVAEHETKEVVESEEGGET